In Oncorhynchus gorbuscha isolate QuinsamMale2020 ecotype Even-year linkage group LG03, OgorEven_v1.0, whole genome shotgun sequence, the DNA window CTAATAATGCTCTCCGTCTCCTCTAATAATAATATATCCTAATTATGCTCTCCGtctctaataataatatatcCTAATAATGCTCTCCGTCTCCTCTAATAATGATATATCCTACTAATGATGCTCCCCGTCTCCTCTAAATGATATATCCTACTAATaatgctctccctctcctctaataATGCTCTCCATCTCCTCTAATAATGATATATCCTACTAATAATGCTCCCCGTCTCCTCTAATAATGCTCTCCGTCTCCTCTAATAATGCTCTCCGTCTCCTCTAATAATGCTCTCCGTCTCCTCTAATAATGCTCCCCGTCTCCTCTAATAATGCTCTCCGTCTCCTCTAATAATGCTCTCCGTCTCCTCTAATAATGCTCCCCGTCTCCTCTAATACTCTCCTCTATCTACTGTTCTTGTTTTCCTTTCCTTTGCTTAACTTCTCCCCATGGAATTAGATAGAAAGATGAGATACTAGCTGTGCCCTTATTGTAGAAAGATGAGATACTAGCTGTGTCCTTATTGTAGAAAGATGAGATACTAGCTGTGCCCTTATTGTAGAAAGATGAGATACTAGCTGTGTCCTTATGGTAGAAAGATGAGATACTAGCTGTGTCCTTATGGTAGAAAGATGAGATACAAGCTGTGTCCTTATGGGAGAAAGATGAGATACTAGCTGTGCCCTTATGGTAGAAAGATGAGATACGAGCTGTGCCCTTATGGTAGAAAGATGAGATACGAGCTGTGCCCTTATGGTAGAAAGATGAGATACTAGCTGTGCCCTTATGGTAGAAAGATGAGATACGAGCTGTGTCCTTATGGTAGAAAGATGAGATACTAGCTGTGCCCTTATTGTAGAAAGATGAGATACTAGCTGTGTCCTTATGGTAGAAAGGTGAGATACTAGCTGTGTCCTTATGGTAGAAAGATGAGATACGAGCTGTGTCCTTATGGTAGAAGAATGAGATACTAGCTGTGTCCTTATGGTAGAAAGAAGAGATACTAGCTGTGCCCTTATGGTAGAAAGAAGAGATACTAGCTGTGCCCTTATGGTAGAAAGAAGAGATACTAGCTGTGCCCTTATGGTAGAAAGAAGAGATACTAGCTGTGCCCTTATGGTAGAAAGAAGAGATACTAGCTGTGCCCTTATggtgtctgtgacagcatgggcagcaccattgagacAATATCCATTTTAAAGTAGACAATTACATTTTCCTcttgtgtgtttaaaaaaaaaaagcttaAACCTTTTGTCATTCATTGTTCTGAATCTATTATCCTGTATAAATAGATATATTAATTGAATGCAATGGCCACTGACAGGGTCACTAAGCACAGGTGCAATGCGGTCATTAATTGATCATCACATCTCTAACAGAAACTCCAGCACAAGAACCACTCGGGGGGGGGGGAAGTTGATCCTAAAAATGATTACAATTTCAAACCATAAAAGGgcacataaaaaaaaaacattaaaaaaggTAGACAAAACATATTTAATGATTCAGTTTCCATAATAAAAGCAAAGTAATTACAGTATAAAATGGTATTGGCATTAGATGTATGTGCTTTAGATAGAGAAAGTAAAGACCATGAAAATTGTACTATAATTATACAATTGAACAGTCGTAAGATATCAATGCTCGGAAACTTAATAATGCTTTAAATGAGAGAGGTTTGAGGGTGATACATATAAAACCAATAAATATAACAAGGTATGTTGTCCCCCACAAATGATGCAGCGCTGGAGACCCGCTGGTTCAAAGTTTGGAATTTCAGTTGATTACTATAGCACCTATCAGTGTAGTTTTTGGGCCTATCAGTGTAGATATTTAAATGCcggatctctatggcaagacgcATCAATCAAGTTTCATCAAATTGGGGCGAGAGGTGGCGCGTGACTAATGTACGGACGGACAGATCCAGCCCCCCTCTGATTTCATCGTGAGGGACAATAAGAAAAATAAAAAGGACAGAGCCCTCCACACAACCTGTCCGATCAGAGCCCTCCACACAACCTGTCCGATCAGAGCCCTCCACACAACCTGTCCGATCAGAGCCCTCCACACAACCTGTCCGATCAGAGCCCTCCACACAACCTGTCCGATCAGAGCCCTCCACACAACCTGTCCGATCAGAGCCCTCCACACAACCTGTCCGATCAGAGCCCTCCACACAACCTGTCCGATCAGAGCCCTCCACACAACCTGTCCAATCAGAGCCCTCCACACAACCTGTCCAATCAGAGCCCTCCACACAACCTGTCCAATCAGAGCCCTCCACACAACCTGTCCGATCAGAGCCCTCCACACAACCTGTCCGTCCAATCAGAGCCCTCCACACAACCTGTCCAATCAGAGCCCTCCACACATCAGAGACCTGTCCAATCAGAGCCCTCCACACAACCTGTCCAATCAGAGCCCTCCACACAACCTCTCCAATCAGAGCCCTCCACACAACCTGTCCAATCAGAGCCCTCCACACAACCTGTCCAATCAGAGCCCTCCACACAACCTCTCCAATCAGAGCCCTCCACACAACCTGTCCAATCAGAGCCCTCCACACAACCTGTCCAATCAGAGCCCTCCACACAACCTGTCCAATCAGAGCCCTCCACACAACCTGTCCAATCAGAGCCCTCCACACAACCTGTCCAATCAGAGCCCTCCACACAACCTGTCCAATCAGAGCCCTCCACACAACCTGTCCAATCAGAGCCCTCCCACACAGAGCCCTCTCCAATCAGAGCCCTCCACAGAGCCCTCCACACAACCTCCAATCAGAGCCCTCCACACGACCTCTCCAATCAGAGCCCTCCACACAACCTCTCCAATCAGAGCCCTCCACACAACCTCTCCGATCAGTCTTGCGAGAAAGACAGCTTGATGAGTAGGTTCTGTATCGTATGACTGTTGGGTGTATTACTAACCACGATCAAAAATGGTT includes these proteins:
- the LOC124018119 gene encoding uncharacterized protein LOC124018119; translated protein: MRLAIEIRALIGQVVWRALIGQVVWRALIGQVVWRALIGQVVWRALIGQVVWRALIGQVVWRALIGQVVWRALIGEVVWRALIGQVVWRALIGQVVWRALIGQVVWRALIGQVVWRALIGQVVWRALIGQVVWRALIGQVVWRALIGQVVWRALIGQVVWRALIGQVVWRALIGQVVWRALIGQVVWRALIGQVVWRALIGQVVWRALSFLFFLLSLTMKSEGGWICPSVH